The following coding sequences lie in one Rutidosis leptorrhynchoides isolate AG116_Rl617_1_P2 chromosome 4, CSIRO_AGI_Rlap_v1, whole genome shotgun sequence genomic window:
- the LOC139843772 gene encoding large ribosomal subunit protein eL6-like, which translates to MAPKSSKPRSSRNPDLIRGVGKYSRSKMYHKRGLWAIKAKNGGVFPKHEKKAAAAAPAEKPPKFYPADDVKKPLVNKRKARPTKLRASITPGTVLIILAGRFKGKRVVFLKQLTSGLLLVTGPFKINGVPLRRVNQSYVIATSTKADISKVDVEKFDDKYFGKKVEKKKKKGEGEFFEAEKEEKNTLPQDKKDNQKTIDAALITSIEAVPELKSYLGARFSLKAGMKPHELVF; encoded by the exons ATGGCACCAAAGAGTAGCAAGCCCCGTTCGTCAAGAAATCCTGACTTGATCAGAGGTGTGGGTAAGTACTCACGATCCAAGATGTATCACAAGAGGGGTCTTTGGGCTATCAAGGCAAAGAACGGTGGTGTTTTCCCGAAACACGAGAAGAAAGCTGCTGCTGCTGCTCCAGCTGAGAAGCCACCTAAGTTTTACCCGGCTGATGACGTGAAGAAACCGCTTGTGAACAAGCGCAAAGCGAGACCTACCAAGCTTAG GGCTAGCATTACCCCAGGAACCGTGCTGATTATTTTGGCTGGGCGGTTCAAGGGAAAGAGAGTTGTTTTTTTGAAACAACTTACTTCTGGATTGTTGCTTGTTACTG GACCATTCAAGATCAACGGTGTTCCATTAAGGAGGGTTAATCAGTCATATGTTATCGCCACATCAACAAAGGCAGATATCTCGAAGGTAGATGTCGAGAAATTTGATGACAAGTACTTCGGAAAGAAGgttgagaagaagaaaaagaaaggagAGGGTGAGTTTTTTGAAGCAGAGAAAGAG GAAAAGAACACCTTACCTCAGGACAAGAAAGATAACCAAAAAACCATTGATGCAGCATTGATAACGTCGATTGAGGCTGTACCAGAGTTGAAAAGCTATTTGGGTGCTAGATTCTCACTCAAGGCTGGCATGAAGCCACATGAGCTTGTCTTTTAA
- the LOC139844110 gene encoding polygalacturonase inhibitor 2-like — MLLLLFFLLSPLVATGERCHPDDKTAILKFKNSFTNGPELLPGWTQDRDCCDIFDCDETTNRVIDFSLTYSNLAGTIPDVIGDLTYLKSLRLKKMPFLVGPIPRAITRLKHVTFLDISWTNVSGQVPSFLSELQNVMILDLSFNNLSGPIPSSLATLPNIIGLDLSRNKLTGPIPESFGHFVSQSTISILLSHNMLSGEIPKSLGNTNLDSFDVSRNNFSGDASMVFGASKNTTSIDISRNNFEFDFTKVNFMVDTLVSLDISHNKIYGEISPQILQAYMLQMLNVSYNRLCGRIPSPWKLKYRSEGFDNSSFIHNRCLCGSPLDECK, encoded by the coding sequence ATGTTGCTACTTCTTTTCTTCCTTTTGTCGCCGTTGGTGGCAACAGGCGAGCGTTGCCACCCAGACGACAAAACCGCCATCCTCAAATTCAAAAACAGCTTCACAAACGGTCCCGAACTCTTGCCAGGGTGGACCCAAGATCGGGATTGTTGTGACATATTCGATTGTGATGAGACCACAAATCGCGTTATAGACTTTTCACTCACTTACTCTAACCTCGCAGGCACCATTCCTGACGTTATTGGCGATCTAACATATCTCAAATCCCTTCGTCTCAAAAAAATGCCATTCCTCGTTGGCCCAATTCCTCGAGCCATCACACGACTCAAGCACGTCACATTTCTTGATATAAGTTGGACCAACGTATCGGGTCAAGTTCCTTCGTTTTTATCCGAGTTACAAAATGTTATGATCCTTGATCTTTCATTCAACAACTTATCGGGTCCAATCCCATCATCACTAGCCACTCTACCAAATATAATCGGGCTAGATCTTAGTCGAAACAAGCTCACAGGGCCAATCCCCGAATCATTTGGGCATTTCGTGTCTCAATCCACAATATCGATCCTTTTATCTCATAACATGTTATCCGGAGAGATACCTAAATCTCTCGGTAACACGAATTTAGATAGTTTTGATGTATCAAGAAACAACTTTTCAGGGGACGCATCGATGGTATTTGGTGCATCGAAGAATACTACTTCGATCGACATCTCAAGAAACAATTTTGAGTTCGATTTCACAAAAGTGAACTTCATGGTTGATACATTAGTGTCGTTGGATATATCACATAACAAGATATATGGCGAAATATCGCCTCAAATACTACAAGCTTACATGTTACAAATGCTAAATGTTAGTTATAATAGATTGTGTGGAAGGATTCCTTCGCCGTGGAAACTAAAGTATCGATCTGAAGGCTTCGATAACTCTTCGTTCATACATAATCGATGCTTGTGTGGTTCGCCACTCGATGAATGCAAATAG